A genome region from Alistipes dispar includes the following:
- a CDS encoding helix-turn-helix transcriptional regulator — protein MDQPKLERLLRLMKLLTANTTYNVDQLAERLRMSRRTIYRYIDTFREAGFVIKKSGDCIRLDKESPHFRDISQLVHFTEEEAVILKNAIESIDDSNLLKQNLKRKLCSVYDNKTLADTVVRGRNAPNIRRLIEAIEERRQVVLHGYRSAHGGEVRDRRVEPFAFTTNYVQVWCYDPESGSNKLFKTLRIGEVEPTETPWEHAGEHAEGFIDAFRMHGERRIRVRLEMGLLACNLLCEEYPLAERDIRPAGRGRWLLDTEVAGMAGVGRFVVGLLDDIRIIDSPELTDYLRNYLRQHALR, from the coding sequence ATGGACCAACCCAAACTGGAACGCCTGCTGCGGCTCATGAAGCTGCTCACGGCCAACACGACCTACAACGTGGACCAGCTGGCCGAGCGGCTCCGCATGTCGCGCCGCACGATCTACCGCTATATCGACACATTCCGCGAGGCGGGATTCGTCATCAAGAAGTCGGGCGACTGCATCCGACTCGACAAGGAGTCGCCGCACTTCCGCGACATCTCGCAACTGGTGCACTTCACCGAGGAGGAGGCCGTGATCCTCAAGAACGCCATCGAGAGCATCGACGACTCGAACCTGCTGAAACAGAACCTCAAGCGCAAACTCTGCTCGGTTTACGACAACAAGACGCTGGCCGACACGGTCGTGCGCGGCCGGAACGCCCCGAACATCCGCCGCCTGATCGAGGCCATCGAGGAGCGGCGGCAGGTCGTCCTGCACGGCTACCGGTCGGCGCACGGCGGGGAGGTACGCGACCGCCGGGTGGAACCTTTCGCCTTCACGACGAACTACGTGCAGGTGTGGTGCTACGACCCCGAAAGCGGTTCGAACAAGCTCTTCAAGACCCTGCGTATCGGCGAGGTCGAGCCGACCGAGACTCCGTGGGAACACGCCGGAGAGCACGCCGAAGGATTCATCGACGCATTCCGCATGCACGGCGAACGACGCATCCGCGTACGGCTGGAGATGGGGCTGCTGGCCTGCAACCTGTTGTGCGAGGAGTATCCGCTCGCCGAACGCGATATTCGCCCGGCAGGCCGGGGACGGTGGCTGCTGGACACCGAGGTGGCCGGCATGGCGGGCGTGGGGCGCTTCGTCGTGGGACTGCTCGACGACATCCGCATCATCGACTCCCCCGAACTGACCGACTACCTCCGGAACTACCTCCGCCAGCACGCCCTGCGGTAG
- a CDS encoding alpha/beta hydrolase family protein — protein sequence MKSFVILLIALFSGIGNCHAIIPDTVYIRKPESMGLIYKNLEVITNDGYKIETWFFPAQSPLSEGELRDLNGNRRTYETQDETKRPTIIVCNGDAGNMSYFQLYLAKSWTSRGFNVVTFDWRGFGKSSPFAMDRNYLCYTEMLEDYRAVVRTTSEQEEVLNGAIAVVGWSTGAYLSMITAYTDDLVNAFVGRSLPTDFDDFIPLVMKYKNKTRNELLVPEDFPTELMPVHIAPEFGKPLFLIVGENDFRTPVWMSRKIIESVPGTTPKELMIVENAAHGGKEDPILIAFDDFIKRTSDFLMANLRPLHGKQPSATE from the coding sequence ATGAAATCGTTCGTCATTCTTTTGATCGCTTTATTTTCAGGAATCGGGAACTGCCATGCAATCATTCCGGATACCGTATATATTAGGAAGCCGGAAAGCATGGGGCTGATATATAAAAATTTAGAAGTCATCACAAACGACGGGTACAAAATCGAAACCTGGTTTTTCCCCGCACAAAGCCCGCTGTCCGAGGGTGAGCTGCGGGATCTGAACGGAAACCGCCGAACCTACGAAACGCAGGACGAGACAAAGCGCCCGACCATAATCGTATGCAATGGCGATGCAGGCAACATGTCTTACTTCCAACTTTATCTGGCGAAGAGCTGGACTTCCCGAGGGTTCAATGTCGTCACTTTCGACTGGCGCGGATTCGGCAAAAGCTCACCCTTTGCAATGGATCGCAACTACCTGTGTTATACGGAAATGCTGGAAGATTACCGGGCTGTCGTACGAACCACCTCCGAACAGGAGGAGGTCTTGAACGGAGCGATAGCCGTCGTCGGCTGGTCGACAGGCGCCTATCTGTCCATGATTACGGCCTACACCGACGATCTGGTGAATGCGTTCGTCGGCCGTTCCCTTCCGACCGATTTCGACGATTTCATCCCTTTGGTCATGAAGTACAAAAACAAGACCCGCAATGAATTGCTGGTCCCGGAGGATTTTCCGACCGAACTGATGCCCGTACATATTGCTCCGGAATTCGGAAAACCTCTTTTCCTGATCGTAGGCGAGAACGATTTCCGCACTCCCGTCTGGATGAGCAGGAAAATAATCGAATCCGTGCCCGGAACGACTCCCAAAGAGTTGATGATCGTAGAAAATGCCGCTCACGGCGGAAAGGAAGACCCGATACTGATCGCATTCGACGACTTCATAAAAAGAACATCCGATTTTCTTATGGCCAATTTACGACCTCTGCACGGTAAACAGCCGTCTGCCACCGAATAA
- the bcp gene encoding thioredoxin-dependent thiol peroxidase, which produces MTHLQEGDMAPDFRSTTQDGMPLTLADLRGQRTILYFYPKDNTSGCTLEAQSLRDGREELARMGFRIVGVSPDSERSHRNFCAKHDLNFTLLADTDHSVCEAYGVWAEKSMYGRKYMGVLRTTFVIDAEGRIERIFTKVDTKNHYRQILDAYE; this is translated from the coding sequence ATGACACATTTGCAGGAGGGAGACATGGCTCCCGATTTCAGGTCCACGACGCAGGACGGCATGCCGCTGACACTCGCCGATCTCCGGGGACAGCGCACGATTCTCTACTTCTACCCGAAGGACAACACCTCGGGCTGCACGCTCGAGGCCCAGAGTCTGCGCGACGGCAGGGAGGAGCTGGCCCGGATGGGATTCCGCATCGTCGGCGTGAGCCCCGACAGCGAACGGTCGCACCGGAACTTCTGCGCCAAGCACGACCTGAACTTCACGCTGCTGGCCGACACCGACCACTCGGTCTGCGAAGCCTACGGCGTGTGGGCCGAGAAATCCATGTACGGCCGCAAATACATGGGGGTCCTGCGCACGACGTTCGTCATCGACGCCGAAGGTCGGATCGAACGGATTTTCACGAAGGTGGACACCAAGAACCACTACCGGCAAATCCTCGACGCATACGAATAG
- a CDS encoding metal ABC transporter ATP-binding protein has protein sequence MTLITLRDVGVAYDGYEALEHVDLEIGEHDFLGVIGPNGGGKTTLVKAILGTIPHSGTIRYAPELFRGGERLIGYMPQISDFDRAFPISMQEVVLSGLQGRRGFRSRYTKEDRAKATALLEEAGIADTARKPIGEVSGGQMQRALLCRAVIADPKLLILDEPANFVDNRFEKELYRTLQELNRRMAVVIVSHDIGTITSVVKEIVCVNRRAHRHRSNILTEEQLRNYDCPIQLVSHGHIPHTVLEHHPGDGCCDGE, from the coding sequence ATGACACTGATAACACTGCGCGACGTAGGCGTCGCATACGACGGGTACGAAGCCCTCGAGCACGTCGATCTGGAGATCGGGGAGCACGACTTCCTGGGCGTCATCGGTCCGAACGGAGGCGGCAAAACGACGCTCGTGAAGGCCATTCTGGGAACGATACCCCACTCGGGAACGATCCGCTACGCTCCCGAGCTGTTCCGCGGCGGAGAGCGGCTGATCGGATACATGCCCCAGATTTCGGATTTCGACCGCGCCTTCCCGATCTCGATGCAGGAAGTCGTGCTCTCCGGGCTGCAGGGACGCCGCGGATTCCGCTCGCGCTACACGAAGGAGGACCGGGCGAAGGCAACGGCCCTGCTCGAAGAGGCCGGGATCGCCGACACGGCCCGCAAACCGATAGGCGAAGTGTCGGGAGGGCAGATGCAGCGGGCGCTGTTGTGCCGGGCCGTAATCGCCGACCCGAAACTGCTGATTCTGGACGAACCGGCGAACTTCGTGGACAACCGTTTCGAAAAGGAACTGTACCGCACGCTGCAGGAACTCAATCGGCGCATGGCCGTCGTCATCGTCTCGCACGACATCGGAACGATCACCAGCGTCGTGAAGGAGATCGTCTGCGTCAATCGCCGCGCACACCGTCACCGCTCGAATATACTGACCGAGGAGCAGTTACGCAACTACGACTGCCCGATCCAGCTCGTATCGCACGGCCATATCCCCCATACCGTGCTGGAGCACCACCCGGGCGACGGGTGCTGCGACGGCGAATGA
- a CDS encoding HIT family protein — MASIFSRIIAGEIPSYKVAEDENYYAFLDINPLTKGHTLVVPKQEVDYIFDLDDRTLAGMMVFAKQVAARIKREIACARVAVVVLGMEVPHAHIHLIPIQSENDVDFHREKLRLTPEEFREIAEKLAR; from the coding sequence ATGGCATCCATTTTTTCACGCATCATCGCAGGGGAAATTCCTTCCTACAAAGTCGCAGAGGATGAAAACTACTATGCATTCCTCGACATCAATCCGCTTACGAAAGGACACACGCTCGTGGTTCCGAAACAGGAAGTGGACTATATTTTCGACCTCGACGACCGGACGCTGGCCGGCATGATGGTATTCGCCAAGCAGGTGGCGGCCCGAATCAAGCGCGAAATAGCGTGCGCAAGGGTAGCCGTAGTCGTATTGGGCATGGAAGTACCTCATGCGCACATCCATCTGATCCCGATTCAGAGCGAAAACGACGTGGATTTTCACCGGGAAAAGCTCCGGCTGACACCGGAAGAATTCCGGGAAATCGCCGAAAAGCTGGCCCGGTAA
- a CDS encoding helix-turn-helix domain-containing protein — MREKLLDLMKNEGLKPSQLAETLGINPAGISHILAGRNKPGFDLLQKILRRFPRINPDWLLLDAPQMYREQIPGNPTQSQSAVPENEPTGGLFGQPATEPGRPGISPTSVTERPESPRTLTELLVGKKAGVSVTRIVLFYDDQTFESYTPEKTMK, encoded by the coding sequence ATGAGGGAAAAATTGCTCGATTTGATGAAAAACGAAGGGCTGAAACCGAGCCAGCTCGCGGAGACACTCGGAATCAACCCAGCCGGAATTTCGCATATCCTCGCCGGACGGAACAAGCCGGGGTTCGACCTGTTGCAAAAAATTCTCCGCCGGTTTCCCCGGATCAACCCCGACTGGCTGCTGCTCGACGCTCCGCAGATGTACCGGGAACAAATCCCGGGAAACCCGACGCAGTCCCAATCGGCTGTTCCGGAAAACGAACCGACGGGCGGATTGTTCGGACAACCGGCGACGGAACCGGGCCGGCCGGGAATCTCCCCGACATCGGTTACGGAACGTCCGGAAAGTCCGCGAACGCTCACGGAGCTGCTAGTCGGAAAAAAAGCGGGCGTCTCGGTGACGCGAATCGTCCTGTTTTACGACGACCAAACCTTCGAAAGTTATACGCCCGAGAAGACGATGAAATAA
- the dnaA gene encoding chromosomal replication initiator protein DnaA: MLNNTQTYSDMWQNCLDRIKAQTSAEEFEKWFQPIVPLEFDGTTLRLRVPNESYVRQIEKNYIPFLRPIISQLYGQQTRLHYAVPRAAQPVPVAAEADTTAISRFNTQTNTANIKNPFVIPGLKRIVIDPQLNPNLTFATFIEGECNRLARSAGMSVAVTPGNNPFNPLYIYGDSGLGKTHIVQSIGHEVRQRHPELQVLYVSMNKFQAQFQTAYKNGEIPDFIHFYQMIDVLIIDDIQELTGKTGTQNAFFNIFNHLQLAGKQLILTSDKPPVELKDIEQRLLTRFKWGLSAQLNTPDYETKLKIIRAKAQKLGAQISDDVAVYLADNISANVREIEGALSSLVANASFLGRKITTSLAKEILKVYVQLYQKEITIDHIIEVVCDYLNLDFARFNSTERTREIAQARQIAMYLAKQHTKAPLTTIGAAIGGRNHATVLHSCKAVSNLLETDKAFRRQVEEIEKKVLAQ; encoded by the coding sequence ATGCTGAATAACACGCAGACATACAGCGATATGTGGCAGAACTGCCTCGATCGGATCAAGGCGCAGACCTCGGCCGAAGAGTTCGAGAAGTGGTTCCAGCCCATCGTTCCGCTCGAATTCGACGGCACGACGCTCCGCCTGCGCGTTCCCAACGAAAGCTACGTGCGCCAGATCGAAAAGAACTACATCCCGTTCCTCAGGCCGATCATCTCGCAGCTCTACGGGCAGCAGACACGGCTCCACTACGCCGTGCCGCGCGCCGCGCAGCCGGTTCCCGTGGCGGCGGAGGCCGACACGACGGCCATCTCGCGCTTCAACACGCAGACGAACACCGCAAATATAAAGAATCCGTTCGTGATTCCGGGACTCAAGCGCATCGTAATCGACCCGCAACTGAACCCGAACCTCACCTTCGCCACCTTCATCGAGGGCGAATGCAACCGGCTGGCCCGCTCGGCGGGCATGTCGGTGGCCGTCACGCCGGGCAACAACCCCTTCAACCCCCTCTACATATACGGGGACTCGGGGCTGGGAAAAACCCACATCGTGCAGTCGATCGGCCACGAGGTGCGGCAGCGGCATCCCGAGTTGCAGGTGCTCTACGTCTCGATGAACAAGTTCCAGGCGCAGTTCCAGACCGCCTACAAGAACGGCGAGATACCCGACTTCATCCACTTCTACCAGATGATCGACGTGCTGATTATCGACGACATCCAGGAACTGACCGGAAAGACGGGTACGCAGAACGCCTTCTTCAATATCTTCAACCACCTGCAACTGGCCGGCAAGCAGTTGATCCTCACCTCGGACAAGCCGCCCGTGGAGCTGAAGGACATCGAGCAGCGGCTGCTCACGCGCTTCAAGTGGGGGCTTTCGGCGCAGCTCAATACGCCGGACTACGAGACGAAGCTGAAGATCATCCGCGCCAAGGCGCAGAAACTCGGCGCACAGATCTCGGACGACGTGGCGGTGTACCTCGCCGACAACATCTCGGCCAACGTGCGGGAGATCGAGGGCGCGCTGTCATCGCTCGTGGCGAACGCCTCGTTCCTCGGCCGCAAGATCACCACGTCGCTGGCCAAGGAGATACTGAAGGTCTATGTACAGCTCTACCAGAAGGAGATCACCATCGACCACATCATCGAGGTCGTATGCGACTACCTGAACCTCGACTTCGCGCGCTTCAACTCCACGGAGCGCACGCGTGAAATCGCCCAGGCGCGGCAGATCGCCATGTATCTGGCCAAGCAGCACACCAAGGCACCGCTGACGACCATCGGCGCGGCCATCGGAGGGCGCAACCACGCCACGGTGCTCCACTCGTGCAAAGCCGTCTCGAACCTGCTGGAGACCGACAAGGCGTTCCGCCGCCAGGTCGAGGAGATCGAAAAGAAGGTGCTCGCCCAATAA
- a CDS encoding metal ABC transporter solute-binding protein, Zn/Mn family, giving the protein MNKAIFSLLIAGFLSACSPQPASQEKTLYVSILPIRSLVKEIVGEDFRIEVLVPPGASPETFEPTPRQFIGLNEAQLVFNVGLLEFETALLDKIEDRTKIVDLSRGIVRIEGSCAHAGRNGSDHAHGVDPHVWTSPRALQRMAENAYEAIHARWPDSAKYTANHARLQEELRQLDLRTAEKIARSGIRYFIIYHPALTYYARDYGLRQEAVEADGKEPSAKRLTALIRQARKDGIGRILYQNQFPVSVVETIARDIGAECTEIDPLREDAIANIDSITDLIVRPQ; this is encoded by the coding sequence ATGAATAAGGCTATTTTCAGCTTACTTATCGCAGGATTCCTGAGCGCCTGTTCGCCGCAACCGGCATCGCAGGAAAAGACGCTGTACGTGTCGATTCTGCCGATACGCAGTCTCGTCAAGGAGATCGTGGGCGAAGATTTCCGGATCGAAGTGCTCGTCCCGCCCGGAGCGAGCCCCGAAACGTTCGAACCGACACCCAGACAATTCATCGGACTGAACGAGGCCCAGCTCGTTTTCAACGTGGGTCTTCTCGAGTTCGAGACGGCTCTGCTGGACAAAATCGAAGACCGCACGAAGATCGTGGACCTGAGCCGCGGCATCGTACGGATCGAGGGCTCGTGTGCGCATGCCGGCAGGAACGGCAGCGACCATGCCCACGGGGTCGATCCGCACGTGTGGACTTCGCCGCGGGCCCTGCAACGGATGGCGGAGAATGCCTACGAGGCTATTCACGCCCGCTGGCCCGACTCGGCGAAGTACACGGCCAACCATGCACGGCTGCAGGAGGAGTTGCGGCAGCTCGACCTCCGCACGGCGGAAAAGATAGCCCGCAGCGGCATTCGCTATTTCATCATCTACCACCCCGCCCTGACCTACTACGCCCGCGACTACGGGCTGCGGCAGGAGGCCGTCGAGGCCGACGGCAAGGAGCCATCGGCCAAACGGCTGACGGCGCTCATCCGGCAGGCCCGGAAGGACGGCATCGGCCGGATCCTCTACCAGAACCAGTTCCCCGTGTCGGTCGTGGAGACCATCGCCCGCGACATCGGCGCCGAGTGCACGGAGATCGACCCGCTGCGCGAGGATGCGATCGCCAACATAGATTCGATCACCGATTTAATAGTCCGGCCGCAATGA
- a CDS encoding DUF4251 domain-containing protein gives MIRFLLTIVVLFAGMTAEAQQSTVKRIYPKQEQKSENRSERRKAERKQRQSEKFIQAEIDSINYANALQALENLDFVLEADQLVFKRGMSVFVSTTTNFISVQNDKAVVQIAPFNAGGGPNGVGGITVEGLASNIQIKTDKRGTSYFSMSVMGKGISATVSITLPKGTDQASVTVNPNFHSNRITLNGTLMPAEKSRVFQGITF, from the coding sequence ATGATCCGATTCCTATTAACGATAGTCGTGCTGTTCGCGGGCATGACGGCCGAGGCGCAGCAGTCCACGGTCAAACGCATCTATCCCAAACAGGAGCAGAAAAGCGAAAACAGAAGCGAACGCAGAAAGGCAGAGCGTAAACAGCGCCAGTCCGAAAAATTCATCCAGGCGGAGATCGACTCGATCAACTACGCGAACGCCCTTCAGGCGCTCGAAAACCTCGATTTCGTGCTGGAGGCCGACCAACTGGTGTTCAAACGCGGAATGAGCGTGTTCGTCTCCACCACGACCAATTTCATCTCGGTGCAGAACGACAAGGCCGTCGTGCAGATCGCGCCGTTCAACGCCGGCGGAGGCCCGAACGGCGTGGGCGGCATCACGGTGGAGGGACTGGCGTCGAATATCCAGATCAAGACCGACAAACGGGGAACCTCCTACTTCTCGATGAGCGTCATGGGCAAGGGCATTTCAGCCACGGTGTCCATCACGCTGCCGAAGGGGACGGACCAGGCCTCGGTGACGGTCAATCCCAACTTCCACTCCAACCGGATCACGCTCAACGGAACGCTGATGCCGGCTGAAAAATCCCGTGTATTCCAGGGAATCACCTTCTGA
- a CDS encoding RelA/SpoT family protein, which produces MGYTAEDEALIREKWDDLLFSCTKICKNDEDWNFIKRAFFLAKEAHEGVRRRSGEPYLLHPIAVAKIVIDEIGLGVKSVVAALLHDVVEDTEYTVEDMERIFGPKIASMVDGLTKMAGVFNADTSEQAEYFRKVLLTLSDDVRVILIKIADRLHNMRTLGSMPMNKQIKITGETIYLFAPLAYRLGLYSIKSELEDLCMKYRFPQQYAEITQKLQESEASRREFIDKFSAPIVAALNRDNFNYEISGRVKSVYSIWSKMQRKQIPFEEIYDLFAVRIVFKPLPFPSEKTQCWQIYSTITDIYTPKPDRLRDWISMPKANGYEALHSTVMGPDGVWVEVQIRTQRMEDIAERGFAAHWKYKHATISQDEDEFDKWLKQIRAALNSPTENAVDFLDNFKLSLYTSEIVVFTPKGESRKMPFGATALDFAYDIHSKIGNSAISAKINHKLEPITTQINSGDQIEIITADTARPKPEWLDIVTTAKAKSAIKSFLKRERQNNIERGMQLLEEKMKSLNIQLSGRVLRKIVPIYESNNKEELYSKIGAGIVSLDDLDKVLKVNSKSKILKFWTLFIPQKKEEEGDDTGEIAPPAQPKEPADEPQFEIAECCKPIPGDKVVGYRNPVTGKIIVHKATCDELNRLAAQYGKNIVKEEIKWSQHKAMSYLVTTELRGIDRQGLLLDLAKVVSDDFNINIREVNIHSHDGIFEGSVSLYVKDAESLNAVMDKLRKIKGIDSIKRTIS; this is translated from the coding sequence ATGGGATATACTGCCGAGGATGAAGCCCTGATCCGGGAAAAATGGGACGACCTGTTGTTCTCGTGCACGAAAATCTGCAAGAACGACGAGGACTGGAATTTCATCAAACGGGCGTTTTTCCTGGCCAAGGAGGCACACGAGGGGGTACGGCGCCGCTCCGGCGAACCGTATCTCCTGCATCCCATTGCAGTAGCCAAAATCGTCATCGACGAGATCGGGCTGGGCGTGAAGTCGGTCGTCGCGGCGCTGCTGCACGACGTCGTGGAGGACACGGAGTACACCGTGGAGGACATGGAGCGCATCTTCGGCCCCAAGATCGCCTCGATGGTGGACGGACTGACGAAGATGGCCGGCGTGTTCAACGCCGACACCTCCGAGCAGGCCGAATACTTCCGCAAGGTGCTCCTCACGCTTTCGGACGACGTGCGGGTGATCCTCATCAAGATCGCCGACCGGCTGCACAACATGCGCACGCTGGGGTCGATGCCCATGAACAAGCAGATCAAGATCACGGGCGAGACGATCTACCTCTTCGCGCCGCTGGCCTACCGGCTGGGCCTCTATTCGATCAAGAGCGAGCTGGAGGACCTCTGCATGAAGTACCGCTTCCCGCAGCAGTACGCCGAAATCACGCAGAAGTTGCAGGAGAGCGAGGCGTCGCGCCGGGAGTTCATCGACAAATTCAGCGCCCCGATCGTCGCCGCGCTCAACCGCGACAACTTCAACTACGAGATTTCGGGCCGCGTAAAGAGCGTCTATTCGATCTGGTCGAAGATGCAGCGCAAGCAAATCCCCTTCGAGGAGATCTACGACCTGTTCGCCGTGCGCATCGTCTTCAAGCCGCTGCCGTTCCCCTCGGAAAAGACGCAGTGCTGGCAGATTTACTCCACGATCACCGATATCTACACCCCCAAGCCCGACCGGCTGCGCGACTGGATTTCGATGCCCAAGGCCAACGGCTACGAAGCGCTGCACTCGACGGTGATGGGGCCCGACGGCGTATGGGTCGAAGTGCAGATCCGCACGCAGCGCATGGAGGACATCGCCGAACGGGGATTCGCCGCGCACTGGAAATACAAGCACGCCACCATTTCGCAGGACGAGGACGAATTCGACAAGTGGCTCAAGCAGATACGGGCGGCGCTGAACAGTCCGACGGAAAACGCCGTGGACTTCCTCGATAACTTCAAATTATCGCTATATACTTCTGAAATAGTAGTATTTACACCGAAAGGAGAATCCCGTAAGATGCCTTTCGGCGCCACGGCGCTGGATTTCGCCTACGACATCCACTCGAAGATCGGCAACAGTGCCATCAGCGCCAAGATCAACCACAAGCTCGAACCGATCACCACGCAGATCAACAGCGGCGACCAGATCGAGATCATAACGGCCGATACGGCCCGTCCGAAACCCGAATGGCTGGACATCGTCACGACGGCGAAGGCGAAATCGGCCATCAAGAGCTTCCTCAAACGCGAACGGCAGAACAATATCGAGCGGGGCATGCAACTGCTCGAGGAGAAGATGAAATCGCTCAATATCCAGCTCAGCGGCAGGGTATTGCGCAAGATCGTCCCGATCTACGAGAGTAACAACAAAGAGGAGCTGTACAGCAAGATCGGCGCGGGAATCGTCTCGCTGGACGATCTGGACAAGGTCCTGAAGGTCAATTCGAAGAGCAAGATACTCAAGTTCTGGACGCTCTTCATCCCCCAGAAAAAAGAGGAGGAGGGCGACGACACGGGCGAGATCGCGCCGCCGGCACAGCCGAAAGAGCCGGCCGACGAACCGCAGTTCGAGATCGCGGAGTGCTGCAAACCGATTCCCGGCGACAAGGTCGTGGGGTATCGCAATCCGGTGACGGGAAAAATCATCGTCCACAAGGCCACGTGCGACGAACTGAACCGGCTGGCCGCGCAATACGGGAAAAACATCGTCAAGGAGGAGATCAAATGGTCGCAGCACAAGGCCATGTCGTACCTCGTCACGACCGAGTTGCGCGGCATCGACCGCCAGGGGCTGCTGCTCGACCTGGCGAAGGTGGTCAGCGACGATTTCAACATCAACATCCGCGAAGTGAACATCCACAGCCACGACGGCATCTTCGAAGGCAGCGTCAGCCTGTATGTCAAGGACGCGGAGAGCCTGAATGCCGTAATGGACAAACTTCGAAAGATCAAAGGAATAGACAGCATTAAACGAACTATCAGTTAA
- the recA gene encoding recombinase RecA, whose translation MAEKVQVNPDKLKVLNAVMEKIEKDFGKGSIMRMNSTEVNDIPVIPTGSITLDMALGVGGYPKGRVIEIYGPESSGKTTLAIHAIAEAQKAGGIAAFIDAEHAFDSFYAQKLGVDVDNLLISQPDNGEQALEIADSLIRSSAIDIIVIDSVAALTPKAEIEGEMGDAKMGLQARLMSQALRKLTSSISKTKTVCIFINQLRDKIGIVYGNPETTTGGNALKFYASVRIDIRRMSVIKDGEEQLGTRTKVKVVKNKVAPPFKRAEFDIMFGEGISKIGEIIDLGVDYGVLKKAGSWFSYGDRKIGQGRDAVKELLKNDAALAAEIEEKVREAMKNQKQ comes from the coding sequence ATGGCAGAAAAAGTACAGGTGAACCCGGACAAGCTCAAAGTCTTGAACGCGGTGATGGAGAAGATCGAGAAGGACTTCGGCAAGGGGTCGATCATGCGCATGAACAGCACGGAAGTCAATGACATTCCGGTGATCCCCACGGGGTCGATCACCCTCGACATGGCCCTCGGCGTCGGCGGCTACCCCAAAGGCCGCGTCATCGAGATCTACGGCCCCGAATCGTCGGGCAAGACCACGCTGGCGATCCACGCCATCGCCGAGGCGCAGAAGGCGGGCGGCATCGCGGCCTTCATCGACGCCGAACACGCCTTCGACAGCTTCTATGCCCAGAAACTGGGCGTGGACGTGGACAACCTGCTCATCTCGCAGCCCGACAACGGCGAACAGGCACTCGAAATCGCCGACTCGCTGATCCGCTCGAGCGCCATCGACATCATCGTCATCGACTCGGTGGCGGCCCTCACGCCCAAAGCCGAAATCGAGGGCGAGATGGGCGACGCGAAGATGGGCCTCCAGGCGCGTCTCATGTCGCAGGCCCTGCGCAAGCTCACCTCGAGCATTTCGAAGACCAAGACCGTCTGCATATTCATCAACCAGCTGCGCGACAAAATCGGCATCGTCTACGGCAACCCCGAGACCACGACCGGCGGCAACGCGCTGAAATTCTACGCTTCGGTGCGCATCGACATCCGCCGCATGTCGGTCATCAAGGACGGCGAGGAGCAGCTCGGAACCCGCACGAAGGTCAAGGTCGTGAAGAACAAGGTGGCGCCTCCGTTCAAACGTGCGGAGTTCGACATCATGTTCGGCGAGGGCATCTCGAAGATCGGCGAAATCATCGACCTCGGCGTGGATTACGGCGTACTGAAGAAAGCCGGGTCGTGGTTCTCCTACGGCGACAGAAAGATCGGCCAGGGCCGCGACGCCGTGAAGGAGCTGCTGAAAAACGATGCGGCGCTGGCCGCGGAGATCGAAGAGAAGGTCCGCGAGGCGATGAAGAACCAAAAACAGTAG